A window from Luteibacter flocculans encodes these proteins:
- the tldD gene encoding metalloprotease TldD encodes MDSLISLAERRLLTPGGLAANDLDRVFSQLMGPSIDAADLYFQHSRSESWVLEEGIVKDGSHSIEQGVGVRAISGEKTGFSYSDEIVLPQLLEASRAARAIAQGGAGAGKPLSLATGRGLYPAIDPVESLPNEDKIALLREVDAYARSRDPRVKQVVVSLAATMDTILVAASDGTLAADVRPLVRLNVQVIAEQNGRREQGHAGGGGRYGYRELIDNGRAQAFAEEAVRQALVNLEAIDAPAGSMTVVLGPGWPGILLHEAIGHGLEGDFNRKGSSAFAGRIGQRVAAEGVTVVDDGTLPGRRGSLSIDDEGTPSECTTLIENGILKGYMQDKLNARLMGVKSTGNGRRESFAQLPMPRMTNTYMLAGNRDPEEILRSVKRGLYAVNFGGGQVDITNGKFVFSAGEAYLIEDGKITRPVKGATLVGSGPDVLTRVSMIGNDLALDEGVGVCGKDGQSVPVGVGQPTLRVDGMTVGGTAA; translated from the coding sequence ATGGATTCCCTGATCTCCCTCGCCGAACGTCGCTTGCTGACCCCGGGCGGCCTCGCTGCCAACGACCTGGATCGCGTGTTCTCGCAGTTGATGGGGCCCTCCATCGACGCCGCCGACCTGTATTTCCAGCATTCGCGCAGCGAGTCCTGGGTGCTGGAGGAAGGCATCGTGAAGGACGGCAGCCACTCCATCGAGCAGGGCGTGGGCGTGCGGGCCATCTCGGGCGAGAAGACCGGGTTCTCCTATTCCGACGAAATCGTGCTGCCGCAACTCCTGGAGGCGTCGCGTGCCGCCCGCGCCATCGCGCAGGGTGGTGCCGGGGCGGGCAAGCCGCTGTCGCTCGCGACCGGGCGCGGCCTCTATCCCGCCATCGATCCGGTCGAGAGCCTGCCGAACGAAGACAAGATCGCGTTGCTGCGCGAGGTAGACGCGTACGCGCGTTCGCGCGACCCCCGGGTCAAGCAGGTCGTGGTGAGCCTGGCGGCCACCATGGATACTATTCTCGTCGCGGCGTCCGACGGCACGCTGGCCGCTGACGTGCGTCCGCTGGTCCGCTTGAACGTGCAGGTCATCGCCGAACAGAACGGCCGCCGCGAACAAGGCCATGCCGGCGGCGGTGGACGCTACGGTTACCGCGAACTCATCGACAACGGACGCGCCCAGGCCTTCGCCGAGGAAGCCGTGCGGCAGGCGCTGGTGAACCTGGAGGCGATCGACGCGCCGGCCGGGAGCATGACCGTCGTGCTCGGTCCCGGCTGGCCCGGCATCCTGTTGCACGAAGCCATCGGGCATGGCCTGGAGGGCGACTTCAATCGCAAGGGCAGTTCCGCGTTCGCGGGGCGCATCGGCCAGCGCGTGGCGGCGGAAGGCGTCACTGTAGTCGACGACGGCACATTGCCCGGTCGCCGTGGCTCGCTGAGCATCGACGACGAGGGCACGCCGAGCGAATGCACCACGCTGATCGAGAACGGCATCCTCAAGGGTTACATGCAGGACAAGCTCAACGCGCGTCTGATGGGCGTCAAGTCTACGGGCAACGGTCGCCGTGAGTCGTTCGCCCAGCTGCCGATGCCGCGCATGACCAACACCTACATGCTCGCCGGCAACCGTGACCCGGAAGAAATCCTCCGTTCGGTCAAGCGCGGCCTTTATGCCGTGAACTTCGGCGGCGGCCAGGTGGACATCACCAACGGCAAGTTCGTCTTCTCTGCAGGCGAGGCGTACCTCATCGAAGACGGCAAGATCACCCGTCCGGTGAAGGGCGCTACGCTGGTTGGCTCCGGCCCCGACGTGCTCACGCGCGTGTCGATGATCGGCAACGACCTCGCACTCGACGAAGGCGTCGGCGTTTGCGGCAAGGATGGCCAGAGCGTGCCGGTGGGCGTGGGCCAGCCGACGCTGCGCGTGGACGGCATGACCGTGGGTGGCACCGCCGCGTGA
- a CDS encoding beta-1,3-glucanase family protein has product MVFLGVTATAQAVTLAPSDRQDINLGAQPWKYTKQAIVNPNDPVVYAPVPNGDDGAAVGFDDSKWLTVGLPHAANDFTTFINQESGGGQGSLDGETSWYRTRLADSASYRGKKVMVEFEGAHTGDRVYVNGRFIPGTGVLNQPGKPDAQATHVIGFLPHIVDLTPYLKFDGTDVLAVKVSRSGGGFFEDPGFSGSFRFGQAEAGIFRPVKLHVTNLVHIPENVYAGQNTWGTYVGTQALSADHKQATIRVQTNVVNETTAPQAVTLTTQIVDADGNLVASDQKQATLAPGVVPGDQNPVFDETLTVANPTLWYPNNSVDGKPYLYRVLHTVSIDGTVVDAKQSTLGIRTITWDKDFPYVNGKKQYMWGGSGRYDYPGLGSSVPEEQQWRDLKQMAAAGGNLWRPGHSPSSPEFVEAADALGVFIVQPSGDGENGFANACAAGDQACADMWTIKREVHRDIVIRDRSHPSILAWEHNNGAMNTAFAQELRALARSWDSIAPRAAADRTPNAANGDILSCSKAGCETYLHSTEYPNKPAWGAEYWGPGTLRHSYDYELAFALNYLVPYSQARKVGTFGMAQWYFADTPGETIELVEGLEDATHWVYQRNPDGSIATRADGTPIKGFRHNARGNNASMTDANRFPRMLYYIYESVWVPYELRPVVKLAHHWNRGGDVQVNAFSNCPKVRLLINGVPQGNDQVPNTWDTIDEASYNLENGDTDHLTGKIVGADQAQKTTKLPGQVHWNVTWQAGTATAQCLDNLGNVRTDANGNPVADTLTTAGPAHHIELEVVNTADPIVKPDGTAFRITANGSDAAFIVAKVVDAQGVVVPDAAQKVTFDVDSGASLVTYNGGTQQYVDYSDGETPDPNGGIAEPHHYYHSPGSHELQFEGGLQKIALRTKFDTGTVTVSASAAGLLPGHVSFTISPVPKAPTPSGPPSVIADPVDDSVTVGDTGHFSVTASGAPPLSFTWKKNGVEIAGATGASYTTPATTLADDGSRYSVVVHGQGSDQESAPATLHVFPFKPVVIATQPQPQNVDEGQVAHFAVVASGSPKVQYKWMKDGVAIPNATGPTYDTPVLTQADSGKSYSVFVSNSGSQQLSDAVRLTVNGARPPVFTGAMPDVRANPGQPATFDVSTLVAGTAPFHYTWSHGGQPVGDDQPTLTIASVQQADVGTYSVTVSNITGDAAAVTASAKLTLAPPGANLAREKQTLSSEVENAQGTAAWQAVDGNEGTRWGSKIGDDNAFITVDLGASRTFNRVVLKWENAHASEYKIQYSDDPNTGFKDAYHAETSNGGTEDFTFDHPVTGRYVRMQGIKRATDYGYSLYEFEVYDSAGCCATTDRYTTTVGSNLVTDTLSGLQWDRVQRGFTDQGAQFTQSVAIQTCAKDSMRLPTVDEALAISGQNYSTAAFPGAWTTWTEGTDPSDSQFAFQVNSLGVKSREVAENNPGHVLCVKGAKVFAPVISAQPTSQKAGVGRSAHFAVAATGTGPLSYDWYGVSKNADGVDVESFLSSTSDGTYATPALTTANDGTRLRVKVVSAQGLSTTSSDVTLAVDTSTDGFDPVFGAPVATQPGNGNGNGGDGTGNPPSPGTPGDGKGGVNIAIGAIASSSVASERGDLGPSAAIDGDFTTRWSSAPKVDPADLVVNFGTPKTFDHVIMRWETASSAQYTIDVSDDGKQWRTVKGPIAGKGGVDMQSFAPQTAQFVRMNSTARNTDYGNSLFEFEVYQAAAVQPTQPIVDQPPQTTPQQPDTTVPATGNLALHRTVLASDSENPIAFKPENVNDGDGGTRWSSGFTDDQWIQIDLGSVKTIGKVVLSWENAHALAYRIDVSIDGKTWNVAYDNENGQGGVETVTFPAVSAQYVRMTGLKRSTAYGYSLWEMGVYAATDDGTGTPPQNPQANDPAQGFSYETYPGFVGTQLRNVTNGKWRDDQIFVAVIGRDPTSHAFSWVKPDGTLTAAAVEDNDGAGHLTKNGQNYPNYFFTLAQAKLLKLPKMDSGRIFVSVGEPMYIKILKAADGSIGFAGPNPLNDTDPNIGVYYDWYEFTWNDNAIFINTTQVDQFSIPLSLDVYGGDKSRHEASGITQTRAQIFAQYNQEVPAEFQLAEADPIRILAPGKAAFDIGKPQEHYFDDYIDQSWTYYQNHVLQMTIGNKQFEGTVVDGVLTFTHTNWADTHEPDEPQGMLFKVSKPSTQDVLEGKGALARSSDPWGVEGQLEAQICAAFNRHVMEDVTQWKDPSTFYTQSPANYYSRFWHLHGVNGKAYGFAYDDVSDQSSTLIETQPEHLELGIGW; this is encoded by the coding sequence ATGGTGTTCCTTGGCGTGACCGCGACGGCCCAGGCCGTCACGCTTGCGCCATCGGACCGACAGGACATCAACCTCGGCGCTCAGCCCTGGAAGTACACCAAGCAGGCCATCGTCAATCCGAACGACCCGGTCGTCTACGCACCGGTGCCGAATGGCGACGACGGTGCCGCCGTCGGCTTCGACGACAGCAAGTGGCTCACGGTCGGCCTGCCGCACGCGGCCAACGATTTCACGACCTTCATCAACCAGGAGTCCGGCGGCGGCCAGGGCAGCCTCGATGGCGAGACGAGCTGGTATCGCACCAGGCTCGCCGATTCCGCGTCGTACCGTGGCAAGAAGGTCATGGTGGAGTTCGAAGGTGCGCACACGGGCGATCGCGTGTACGTCAACGGCCGGTTCATCCCCGGCACGGGCGTGTTGAACCAGCCCGGCAAGCCGGATGCGCAGGCCACACACGTGATCGGCTTCCTGCCACACATCGTGGACCTGACCCCTTACCTGAAATTCGATGGCACCGATGTGCTGGCGGTGAAGGTCAGCCGTAGTGGCGGTGGGTTCTTCGAGGATCCTGGCTTCTCCGGTTCGTTCCGCTTCGGTCAAGCCGAAGCCGGCATCTTCCGCCCGGTCAAGCTGCACGTGACCAACCTCGTGCACATTCCCGAGAACGTGTACGCGGGCCAGAACACCTGGGGCACGTACGTGGGCACGCAGGCGCTCAGTGCGGATCACAAGCAGGCCACCATCCGCGTGCAGACCAACGTCGTCAACGAAACGACGGCACCGCAGGCGGTCACGTTGACGACGCAGATCGTCGATGCCGACGGCAACCTCGTGGCGAGCGATCAGAAGCAGGCGACGCTGGCGCCCGGTGTGGTTCCCGGCGATCAGAACCCCGTCTTCGACGAGACGCTGACGGTGGCCAACCCGACGCTCTGGTATCCGAACAACAGCGTCGACGGCAAGCCGTATCTCTACCGCGTGCTGCATACGGTCAGCATCGACGGCACGGTGGTGGATGCGAAGCAGAGCACGCTCGGCATCCGCACCATCACCTGGGACAAGGACTTCCCGTACGTCAACGGCAAGAAGCAATACATGTGGGGCGGCTCGGGTCGCTATGACTATCCGGGCCTCGGTTCCTCGGTGCCCGAAGAGCAGCAGTGGCGCGATCTGAAACAGATGGCGGCGGCGGGCGGCAACCTCTGGCGTCCGGGTCATTCGCCGTCGAGCCCCGAGTTCGTCGAAGCGGCGGACGCGCTGGGCGTGTTCATCGTGCAGCCCAGCGGCGACGGCGAGAACGGCTTTGCGAATGCCTGCGCGGCAGGCGACCAGGCTTGCGCGGACATGTGGACGATCAAGCGCGAGGTCCACCGCGACATCGTGATCCGCGATCGCAGCCACCCGTCGATCCTTGCGTGGGAACACAACAACGGTGCGATGAATACCGCCTTTGCGCAGGAGCTTCGTGCGCTGGCCCGGAGTTGGGACAGCATCGCGCCGCGTGCCGCGGCCGACCGTACGCCCAACGCCGCCAACGGCGACATCCTGAGCTGCTCCAAGGCCGGCTGCGAGACCTATCTGCACTCTACCGAATACCCGAACAAGCCCGCATGGGGCGCTGAGTATTGGGGCCCCGGCACGTTGCGTCACTCGTACGATTACGAACTGGCCTTCGCGCTCAACTACCTCGTGCCGTATTCGCAAGCGCGCAAGGTGGGCACCTTTGGCATGGCGCAGTGGTATTTCGCGGATACGCCTGGAGAGACCATCGAGCTTGTCGAGGGTCTGGAAGACGCCACGCACTGGGTCTACCAGCGCAACCCCGACGGCAGTATTGCCACGCGTGCCGACGGCACACCGATCAAGGGCTTCCGCCACAATGCGCGTGGCAACAACGCGTCGATGACGGACGCGAATCGGTTCCCGCGCATGCTGTATTACATCTACGAGTCCGTGTGGGTGCCGTACGAGCTGCGCCCCGTCGTGAAGCTCGCGCACCATTGGAACCGCGGCGGCGACGTGCAGGTCAATGCGTTCAGCAATTGCCCCAAGGTTCGCCTGCTCATCAACGGTGTGCCGCAGGGTAACGATCAGGTGCCGAACACCTGGGACACCATCGACGAGGCCTCATACAACCTCGAAAACGGCGATACCGATCACCTCACCGGCAAGATCGTCGGTGCCGATCAGGCGCAGAAGACGACGAAGCTTCCGGGTCAGGTGCATTGGAACGTGACCTGGCAGGCCGGCACAGCGACTGCCCAGTGCCTCGACAATCTCGGCAACGTGCGCACGGATGCCAACGGCAATCCGGTCGCCGATACGCTCACCACCGCCGGCCCGGCGCATCACATCGAGCTGGAAGTGGTGAATACGGCCGACCCGATCGTCAAGCCCGACGGCACCGCGTTCCGCATCACCGCGAACGGCTCGGACGCTGCGTTCATCGTTGCGAAGGTGGTCGATGCGCAGGGCGTGGTCGTACCGGATGCGGCGCAGAAGGTGACCTTCGACGTCGACAGCGGTGCCTCGCTGGTGACCTACAACGGCGGCACGCAGCAGTACGTCGATTACAGCGACGGCGAGACGCCCGATCCGAACGGCGGCATCGCCGAGCCGCACCATTACTACCATTCACCCGGTTCGCACGAACTGCAATTCGAAGGCGGCCTGCAGAAGATCGCCCTGCGTACGAAGTTCGACACCGGCACCGTGACGGTGAGTGCGTCGGCGGCAGGCCTGCTGCCCGGGCACGTCTCGTTCACCATTTCGCCGGTGCCGAAGGCGCCGACGCCGTCGGGTCCGCCCTCGGTCATTGCCGATCCGGTCGACGACAGCGTGACCGTGGGCGATACCGGACATTTCTCGGTGACAGCCTCGGGCGCACCGCCGCTCAGCTTCACCTGGAAGAAGAACGGCGTGGAGATTGCCGGGGCTACGGGGGCGAGCTACACCACGCCGGCCACGACGCTTGCCGACGACGGCTCGCGCTACTCGGTGGTCGTGCACGGCCAGGGTTCGGATCAGGAATCGGCACCCGCCACGCTTCACGTCTTCCCCTTCAAGCCCGTGGTGATCGCCACGCAGCCGCAGCCGCAGAACGTGGACGAAGGGCAGGTGGCGCACTTCGCCGTCGTGGCGTCGGGCTCGCCGAAGGTGCAGTACAAGTGGATGAAGGACGGTGTGGCGATTCCCAATGCCACCGGGCCGACCTACGACACACCGGTGCTTACGCAGGCCGATAGCGGCAAGAGCTACAGCGTGTTCGTCAGCAATAGCGGCAGCCAGCAGTTGTCGGACGCCGTTCGCCTTACCGTGAATGGCGCGCGCCCGCCGGTGTTTACCGGCGCGATGCCGGATGTGCGTGCGAACCCCGGTCAGCCGGCGACGTTCGACGTCTCCACGCTGGTCGCGGGCACGGCACCGTTCCACTACACGTGGTCGCACGGCGGACAGCCGGTCGGCGACGACCAACCGACGCTCACGATCGCCTCGGTGCAGCAGGCCGACGTCGGTACGTACAGCGTCACGGTGAGCAACATTACCGGCGATGCCGCGGCCGTTACCGCATCGGCGAAGCTTACGCTGGCGCCGCCGGGGGCAAACCTGGCCCGCGAAAAGCAGACGCTGTCGTCGGAGGTGGAAAATGCGCAGGGCACGGCCGCGTGGCAGGCGGTGGACGGCAATGAAGGTACGCGCTGGGGCTCCAAGATCGGTGACGACAATGCGTTCATCACCGTCGATCTCGGCGCTTCGCGCACCTTCAATCGCGTGGTGCTGAAGTGGGAGAACGCCCACGCTTCCGAGTACAAGATCCAGTACTCGGACGATCCGAACACCGGCTTCAAGGATGCGTACCACGCCGAGACCAGCAATGGCGGTACGGAGGACTTCACCTTCGACCACCCGGTTACCGGTCGCTATGTCCGCATGCAGGGCATCAAGCGCGCCACGGACTACGGTTACTCGTTGTACGAATTTGAGGTATACGACTCCGCGGGCTGCTGCGCGACGACCGATCGCTACACGACGACCGTCGGTTCGAACCTGGTGACCGACACGCTGAGCGGCTTGCAATGGGATCGCGTGCAGCGTGGCTTCACTGATCAAGGCGCGCAGTTCACGCAGTCTGTCGCGATCCAGACCTGCGCGAAGGACAGCATGCGTCTGCCGACCGTCGACGAAGCGCTTGCGATCAGCGGCCAGAACTACTCCACCGCCGCATTCCCGGGCGCATGGACGACCTGGACCGAAGGCACCGATCCGAGCGACTCGCAGTTCGCCTTCCAGGTGAATTCGCTCGGTGTGAAGAGTCGTGAAGTGGCGGAGAACAATCCGGGTCACGTGCTCTGCGTGAAGGGTGCGAAGGTCTTCGCGCCGGTCATCAGCGCACAGCCCACCAGCCAGAAGGCCGGTGTGGGTCGCTCCGCGCACTTCGCCGTCGCTGCCACCGGTACCGGCCCTCTGAGCTACGACTGGTACGGCGTCAGCAAGAACGCCGATGGTGTGGACGTTGAGTCGTTCCTCTCCAGCACGTCCGACGGCACCTATGCCACGCCGGCATTGACCACGGCCAACGACGGCACGCGCCTCCGGGTGAAGGTGGTGAGCGCACAGGGGCTTTCGACGACCAGCAGCGACGTCACGCTGGCCGTGGACACCTCCACCGATGGCTTCGATCCCGTGTTCGGCGCGCCGGTCGCCACCCAGCCGGGTAACGGCAATGGCAACGGCGGCGATGGCACCGGCAATCCGCCGAGTCCGGGCACGCCGGGCGATGGCAAGGGTGGCGTGAACATCGCGATCGGCGCGATCGCCTCGTCCTCGGTGGCCAGCGAGCGGGGCGATCTGGGTCCGTCGGCAGCCATCGATGGTGACTTCACCACGCGTTGGAGTTCGGCGCCGAAAGTCGATCCGGCGGATCTCGTGGTGAACTTCGGTACGCCGAAGACCTTCGACCACGTGATCATGCGCTGGGAAACCGCCTCGTCAGCCCAATACACGATCGACGTGTCGGACGACGGCAAGCAGTGGCGTACCGTGAAAGGCCCGATCGCAGGTAAGGGCGGCGTCGACATGCAGTCGTTCGCACCGCAGACGGCCCAGTTCGTGCGCATGAACAGCACGGCCCGCAACACCGACTACGGCAATTCGCTGTTCGAGTTCGAGGTGTACCAGGCAGCGGCGGTGCAACCGACGCAGCCGATCGTCGACCAGCCACCGCAGACTACACCGCAGCAGCCCGACACGACGGTGCCCGCTACGGGCAACCTCGCCCTCCACCGCACTGTGCTGGCTTCCGACAGCGAAAACCCGATCGCTTTCAAGCCGGAGAACGTGAACGATGGCGATGGCGGAACCCGCTGGTCCTCGGGCTTCACGGATGATCAGTGGATCCAGATCGATCTCGGCTCGGTGAAGACGATCGGCAAGGTAGTGCTCTCGTGGGAGAACGCGCATGCGCTGGCCTACCGCATCGATGTATCGATCGACGGCAAGACCTGGAACGTGGCGTACGACAACGAGAACGGGCAGGGCGGTGTGGAAACCGTGACCTTCCCGGCCGTCTCTGCCCAGTACGTGCGAATGACGGGCCTGAAGCGTTCCACGGCCTACGGCTATTCGCTGTGGGAAATGGGCGTCTATGCCGCTACCGACGATGGCACGGGCACGCCGCCGCAGAATCCGCAGGCGAACGATCCGGCTCAGGGTTTCAGCTACGAAACCTATCCGGGCTTTGTCGGCACGCAACTGCGCAACGTGACCAACGGCAAATGGCGCGACGACCAGATCTTCGTCGCCGTGATCGGCCGCGATCCAACGTCGCACGCGTTCTCGTGGGTGAAGCCGGACGGCACGCTCACGGCCGCCGCGGTGGAGGACAACGATGGCGCGGGGCACCTGACCAAGAACGGCCAGAACTATCCGAACTACTTCTTCACGCTGGCGCAGGCCAAGCTGCTCAAGCTGCCGAAGATGGATTCGGGCCGCATCTTCGTCTCGGTCGGTGAACCGATGTACATCAAGATCCTGAAGGCGGCCGACGGTTCGATCGGTTTCGCGGGCCCCAACCCGCTCAACGACACCGATCCGAACATCGGCGTGTACTACGACTGGTACGAGTTCACCTGGAACGACAACGCCATCTTCATCAACACGACGCAGGTCGATCAGTTCTCGATCCCGCTGTCGCTCGATGTGTATGGCGGCGACAAGTCCAGGCACGAGGCATCGGGCATCACACAGACGCGCGCGCAGATCTTTGCGCAGTACAACCAGGAAGTGCCGGCGGAGTTCCAGTTGGCCGAGGCCGATCCGATCCGCATCCTGGCGCCGGGCAAGGCGGCGTTCGACATCGGCAAGCCGCAGGAGCACTACTTCGACGACTACATCGACCAGTCGTGGACGTACTACCAGAACCACGTGTTGCAGATGACCATCGGCAACAAGCAGTTCGAGGGTACCGTGGTCGATGGCGTGCTGACCTTCACCCATACCAACTGGGCGGACACGCACGAGCCGGACGAACCGCAGGGGATGCTGTTCAAGGTGAGCAAGCCAAGCACGCAGGACGTGCTCGAAGGCAAGGGCGCACTGGCCCGGTCGAGCGATCCCTGGGGTGTCGAAGGCCAGCTCGAGGCGCAGATCTGCGCGGCGTTCAACCGTCACGTGATGGAAGACGTGACCCAGTGGAAGGATCCGAGCACGTTCTACACGCAGTCGCCAGCGAACTACTACTCGCGCTTCTGGCACCTGCATGGCGTGAACGGCAAGGCGTATGGCTTCGCCTATGACGATGTATCCGACCAGAGCTCGACGCTGATCGAGACGCAGCCGGAACATCTGGAGCTAGGCATCGGCTGGTAA
- the yjgA gene encoding ribosome biogenesis factor YjgA — protein MKPSDERPNDEHEEDFGPSRSEKRRNALDILKLAGQLMELPPSRIPKLNLPEDIVDEIGRTRKVTSHIARKRQLAFLAKQMRRHGDEAFVDARAALGEDRDRQRQEAAHMHRLEAARERLLEGGDVALGELFDRHPDLDRQHLRSLVRQAKAERDTNKPLHAFREIYRILKELEASSND, from the coding sequence ATGAAGCCCTCCGATGAGCGCCCGAACGACGAGCACGAAGAAGACTTCGGCCCCAGCCGCAGCGAAAAGCGCCGCAATGCGCTCGACATCCTGAAGCTTGCCGGCCAGCTCATGGAGCTGCCGCCCAGCCGCATTCCCAAGCTCAACCTGCCCGAAGACATCGTCGACGAGATCGGCCGCACCCGGAAGGTCACCTCGCATATCGCGCGTAAGCGCCAGCTCGCCTTCCTGGCGAAACAGATGCGCCGGCACGGCGACGAGGCATTCGTGGACGCTCGCGCTGCACTCGGCGAAGATCGCGACCGCCAGCGCCAGGAAGCCGCCCACATGCACCGGCTGGAAGCCGCGCGCGAGCGCCTGCTCGAAGGCGGCGACGTGGCGCTGGGCGAATTGTTCGATCGCCATCCCGATCTCGACCGTCAGCATCTCCGCTCACTGGTCCGCCAGGCCAAGGCCGAGCGCGATACGAACAAGCCGCTGCACGCCTTCCGCGAGATCTACCGCATCCTGAAAGAGCTCGAAGCGTCGTCCAACGACTGA
- a CDS encoding DUF1653 domain-containing protein translates to MSVRVGYYRHFKGMPYRVLGTALHSETMEEMVIYQDLYDQRRLWVRPAAMFAETVERDGKTFPRFAFEREADFPSITVALP, encoded by the coding sequence ATGAGCGTCCGCGTGGGCTACTACCGCCACTTCAAGGGCATGCCCTATCGCGTGCTGGGCACGGCCCTGCACAGCGAAACGATGGAAGAGATGGTCATCTACCAGGACCTGTACGACCAGCGCCGCCTCTGGGTGCGCCCCGCTGCGATGTTCGCCGAGACGGTCGAACGCGACGGCAAGACCTTCCCCCGCTTCGCCTTCGAGCGCGAGGCCGACTTCCCTTCCATTACGGTGGCCCTGCCATGA
- the pmbA gene encoding metalloprotease PmbA, whose product MSQVATRDTSLQDLDRLAELAEDTIRRARAAGATQAEVSASVDVGLNVNVRLGEVETVEHTRDRGFALTVYFGQRKGSASTADLNPDSIQATIEQACAIARFTEEDPAAGLADADRMATAFPDLDLWHPWDLDVDRAIALGQEIEDAGRAVAGITNSDGASVNAGQSVSVYANSHGFVGRERGTRHSLSVAVIAGDDEGMQRDYWYDSARSASDFMDPAAIGRKAAERTLSRLGARRLGTRQAPVLFAPEVARSLLGHLLGAVSGGSLYRRSSFLVDHVGKQILPSWFRIDEKPLVPRGMGSSVFDAEGVATLDAPLIVDGVLQRYILGSYSARKLGLVSTGNAGGVHNLYVKTGDDDFAGMLRRLGTGLLVTDVMGQGVSIVTGDYSRGASGFWVENGQIAYPVEEITIAANLRDMYANLVAVGADVDRRSHILTGSWLVEKMTIAGE is encoded by the coding sequence GTGAGCCAAGTTGCCACCCGCGATACCAGCCTTCAGGACCTCGACCGCCTCGCCGAACTGGCCGAGGACACGATCCGCCGCGCCCGTGCGGCGGGCGCGACCCAGGCCGAGGTCTCGGCCAGCGTCGACGTCGGTCTGAATGTGAACGTGCGGCTGGGTGAGGTCGAGACGGTGGAACACACCCGCGACCGCGGCTTCGCGCTCACCGTGTATTTCGGCCAGCGCAAGGGTTCCGCGAGCACGGCGGACCTGAATCCGGACTCGATCCAGGCGACCATCGAGCAGGCCTGTGCCATCGCCCGGTTCACCGAAGAAGATCCCGCTGCCGGTCTTGCCGACGCGGACCGCATGGCGACCGCGTTCCCTGACCTCGACCTGTGGCATCCCTGGGATCTCGACGTCGATCGGGCGATCGCGCTGGGGCAGGAGATCGAGGACGCCGGTCGCGCCGTCGCCGGGATCACCAACTCCGACGGCGCGAGCGTGAACGCGGGGCAGAGCGTGTCCGTCTACGCCAACTCCCACGGTTTCGTCGGGCGCGAGCGCGGCACGCGGCATTCGCTTTCCGTGGCGGTGATCGCGGGTGACGACGAGGGCATGCAGCGCGACTACTGGTACGACAGCGCGCGCTCCGCGAGCGATTTCATGGATCCCGCAGCGATCGGCCGCAAGGCTGCCGAACGCACGCTTTCCCGTCTGGGTGCGCGGCGCCTCGGGACGCGGCAGGCGCCGGTACTGTTCGCGCCGGAGGTGGCCCGTTCGCTGCTGGGCCACTTGCTTGGTGCGGTCAGCGGCGGATCGCTGTACCGCCGCTCCAGCTTCCTCGTGGATCATGTGGGCAAGCAGATTCTGCCGTCCTGGTTCCGTATCGACGAGAAGCCGCTGGTGCCGCGCGGCATGGGTTCGTCCGTATTCGACGCCGAAGGCGTTGCGACGCTGGACGCACCGTTGATCGTGGACGGCGTGCTGCAGCGCTACATCCTCGGCAGCTATTCGGCACGCAAGCTTGGATTGGTCTCCACGGGCAATGCCGGTGGCGTGCACAACCTGTATGTGAAGACGGGTGACGACGATTTTGCCGGCATGCTGCGCCGTCTCGGCACGGGGCTGCTCGTCACCGACGTGATGGGGCAGGGCGTTTCGATCGTGACTGGCGACTACTCGCGCGGCGCGTCGGGTTTCTGGGTCGAAAACGGCCAGATCGCGTATCCGGTCGAGGAAATCACCATTGCCGCGAACCTGCGCGACATGTACGCAAATCTGGTGGCGGTCGGTGCCGACGTCGATCGCCGCTCGCACATCCTCACGGGCTCCTGGCTGGTGGAGAAGATGACCATCGCAGGCGAGTGA
- a CDS encoding DUF4870 domain-containing protein — translation MSTPSDQIPPSPPPYEPTGHAAVNTDDKNIAMLTHLSGIIFSIIVPLIVWLIHKDRADKTYLVTEAKEALNFQITVLIGYVICWVLAFVIIGAFLTPLLWLFNLIFCIVAAIRVSQTGSYRYPFTLRLIA, via the coding sequence ATGAGTACGCCGTCCGATCAGATTCCGCCGTCGCCACCGCCGTACGAGCCCACGGGGCACGCGGCCGTGAACACCGATGACAAGAACATCGCCATGCTGACCCATCTCTCGGGGATCATTTTCAGCATCATCGTGCCGCTCATCGTGTGGCTGATCCACAAGGACCGTGCCGACAAGACCTATCTCGTCACGGAAGCCAAGGAAGCGCTGAACTTCCAGATCACCGTGCTTATCGGCTACGTGATCTGCTGGGTGCTCGCCTTCGTCATCATCGGCGCGTTCCTCACGCCGCTGCTGTGGCTGTTCAACCTCATCTTCTGCATCGTGGCTGCCATTCGTGTCAGCCAGACGGGCAGCTACCGCTATCCGTTCACGCTGCGCCTGATTGCCTGA